A window from Carassius gibelio isolate Cgi1373 ecotype wild population from Czech Republic chromosome B3, carGib1.2-hapl.c, whole genome shotgun sequence encodes these proteins:
- the LOC127953440 gene encoding uncharacterized protein LOC127953440 isoform X1, translating into MSFTATPGHHGPWVHPQRRTRAGSRATTSPPPAFEISIQNRFAPLRETGRDAVIIGDSIVRHVSATLAEGKVHTHCLPGARVLDVSAQIPAILKDGESPRAVVLHAGVNDTTLRQTETLKRDFRSLIETVRSTTPAATIVVSGPLPTYRRGHERFSRLFALNEWLLSWCKEQKLLFVNNWNLFWERPRLFRADGLHPSRIGAELLSDNISRTLRSM; encoded by the coding sequence atgtccttcactgcgacgccgggacaccacggaccctgggtgcatccacagcggaggacgcgagctgggtcccgggcgacgacttctccccctcctgccttcgagatctccatccagaaccgcttcgctcccctccgcgagacaggacgcgacgctgtgatcatcggagactccatcgtccgacacgtaagtgctacgttagccgaaggtaaagtgcacactcattgtttgcctggtgctcgtgttctcgatgtttctgcgcagatacccgcgatcctgaaggacggcgagagccccagagcggtcgtgcttcacgccggggttaacgacaccacgctgcggcagacggagacgctgaagagggacttcaggagcctgatcgagacggttcgcagcacgacgcccgcggcaacgatcgtcgtgtcaggaccactgcccacgtatcgccgaggacacgaaaggttcagtagactttttgctttaaatgaatggttgttgtcatggtgtaaagaacagaaactgctatttgttaataactggaatcttttctgggagcgtcctagactgtttcgcgctgatggattacaccccagcagaattggagcggagcttctctctgacaacatctccaggacacttcgctccatgtga
- the LOC127953440 gene encoding uncharacterized protein LOC127953440 isoform X2 has translation MSFTATPGHHGPWVHPQRRTRAGSRATTSPPPAFEISIQNRFAPLRETGRDAVIIGDSIVRHIPAILKDGESPRAVVLHAGVNDTTLRQTETLKRDFRSLIETVRSTTPAATIVVSGPLPTYRRGHERFSRLFALNEWLLSWCKEQKLLFVNNWNLFWERPRLFRADGLHPSRIGAELLSDNISRTLRSM, from the exons atgtccttcactgcgacgccgggacaccacggaccctgggtgcatccacagcggaggacgcgagctgggtcccgggcgacgacttctccccctcctgccttcgagatctccatccagaaccgcttcgctcccctccgcgagacaggacgcgacgctgtgatcatcggagactccatcgtccgacac atacccgcgatcctgaaggacggcgagagccccagagcggtcgtgcttcacgccggggttaacgacaccacgctgcggcagacggagacgctgaagagggacttcaggagcctgatcgagacggttcgcagcacgacgcccgcggcaacgatcgtcgtgtcaggaccactgcccacgtatcgccgaggacacgaaaggttcagtagactttttgctttaaatgaatggttgttgtcatggtgtaaagaacagaaactgctatttgttaataactggaatcttttctgggagcgtcctagactgtttcgcgctgatggattacaccccagcagaattggagcggagcttctctctgacaacatctccaggacacttcgctccatgtga